The following nucleotide sequence is from Methanofollis sp..
TCAGGGAACTTTCACGGGCGGCCGACCGCACCTATAATGACCCGCGGATCGCCGTCGCCCTTGCCGATGCCGACCTCCTGATCAGGAGAGGCGGCAATGAATTTATCCAGATCAATGCCCTTCTTGCACGAATTTCACAGGAGGTGTTCTCCTGAAGCGCGATTATGAGAAGATTCAGAAACACTATGATGGTGTGGCCGAGATCTATGACAGCCGCTATGGCGGCGACGTCGGGAACCGGTACCACGGCCATATCAGGGACCACGTGATGAACTGCCTCCCGAAGGGAGGCGCTCTCCTCGATCTCGGTTGCGGGACAGGCCTGTTTATGCAGCACTACCTCACCGCCGGCGGCGGGACGGCGGTGGGGCTCGACCTCTCGCCTGAGATGGTGAAGGCGGCACGCCACCAGAACCACCTCGACGATGTCGTGGCAGGGACGGCCGACCGTCTTCCTTTCAGGGACGCGTCCTTCGATGCGGTGTCGAGCATCCTTGCCTTCAGTTACGTGCCCGACCCGGAGGCGATGCTCTCCGAGGCGTACCGCGTCCTCCGGCCGGGCGGCCGTATCGCGATCTGCACCCTCGGCCACAATGTCTTCACCTCGATCCTCCCCGCGATCTACCGTCTCGGCGAGAAAGCGCACTGGGGCCGGATCGGGGTCGGGAGCTTTGGCGAGCACTACTACTCAGAAGAGCAGATGCGTGAACTCCTTATGGCGGCCGGGTTTACCGATCTGAAGGTTCACCGCTGCTCCTTCGCCCACGTCAACATGAAAAAGCCCATCTTCGATGTCGTCAGGAAGGCGGAGCCCTTTGTCGAGAAAAAACTCTCGTACCTCGCCTTCAATGTCTGCGCGAGCGGGAAGAAAGAGTGATAATTTTTTTGATTCTGGTATGAAGAAGAGTCCGGGGATGATCCCTCATCCCCGGACCTGTGACCCCGTTGAGAAACAGAAAATGTTTTTTTTCCGTGCTCACTTCTTGCCCTTGCCCGACTTCGTGGCCTTGTTGTTCGGGTTGAGCTGATTTGCTTTGTTGTCCGCTGCCGCTTTCTGCGCCGGGTTGTTGGGATTCTTCGCATCCGCACGCTGGTTCTTCGCCATACAATCTCCTGCATGTCCTGGCAGTATATATTTCTTCGGAAATTATCCCCGGAAAAGTGCCCGTGAATATGCTCGTTCAGGGGTGGCGTGAAAAACAGGGGGCAGCGGAACCCGGAAAAACCCTCCCGCACGGCGGGGGGATGCGCGGGCCTGCTGGGGTGATCAAGGCTTCTGCTCTCCATGAGTGATACCTGCGTAGGATCAGGGCAGGATAGAGGATCTGTGCTTATTTTCCTGGACCTGAATACTTCCCCTCTAAATAACGCGGAATGATAGGCAGAGCCAATTTATCTTGTGGGGTAAAGGGGCAGAGCGTGAAGACTCTCCTGAAGATCGGGAGATTCGATCCCTCCTCGAAGATCTGTAGCAAATGTGGGTATCTCAAGCAGGATCTCACGCTTTCAGACAGAGAATGGATCTGTCCGGACTGTGGTACTCGTCACGACCGCGACATCAACGCGGCGATCAATATCAAGAAGTTTGCCCTGCAAGAGCAGAACCTTGTGGGGGTAGCAGGTGCGGGACGCGCCGTCGAGCCTGTGGACTCACCTCAATAGAGGGAGGATGAAGCAGGAAGCCCCGGTCTTCAGGCCGGGGTAGTTCACTAGGGGATATGAATTTTCTCAACTGGTTAAGGGCAGGACACTCAGTTCTGTTTCCACCCCGGATACCGGTGAAAAATACTCTTCGCCATTAAAACTACCCGAAAGAATTCCCACAATTATCCTATCGTGGTCGGACTCAACGTGATAAACCGGTGATCCACTGTCTCCAGGCTCAGCAGTGTATGAAGCGAAGTACTGATCATACAAGTAACGCTGTGTAGATGGATGGAATACAAGACCCTTTCTTTGGACTTCTCCTGATGTCGTGCCCGTTGTTCTTCCTGATTTGAAAACAGTTAAGCCTTCCCAGGGTTCATCATAATATCCTTTTACAGTCTGATCCACACCCTGCGAGTGAATTTTTGCTGCAACATTGCTGTATGGCACCCAGGCTGCATCAGCATAAGAAGATGAATATGGCCATCCTGTATCCGCACCTACAGACCCACAAGAATTTGAAGAACCAGTCGTCGGTTGATAGACATTTTCTCCACTCCCATCCGAACAATGCGCTGAAATAACATAACCCCGCGTGCCAGAAGAGGTCTGTGCAGCCCACCCGAGTGTTGAGGTTGCCGTCAAACTCCCTAAGAATGTCTGGATTTGTATGCCTCCAATTAATGGTCGAAATCTGTCACTTGCGCTGTGGAGGACAAGACTGTCCGGACGGACATGGACACTCGTGAATTTTACGGGGATACTCTCAAAGCCTGCATTTCTCCCCTTTTTGTCGAGGATTTCGTACAGTTCCTCCATGGTGGCGGTAATGTTATCTTCGGGCCAGTCTTCCGGAATACCCACATCGATGTATCCTTCGACGTCATGTCCATAGTTGATAACCGGTCCCCTGGGATACAGGCGAGGTTTTGCAAAAGAATAGAAGGTGTCGTCGGTAAAGTTATCCAACGTACTATACCATGAGATCCAGGGGTGTGAGGTCTTTGTATCGCTGAAGTCCGGAAGACTTCCATAAATACCCAGAATTTTTTCATGGGATCTCAGTTCCTCAATGACATCAGCACGTTCTTCAGGTGTCAGATCTGTACGTTCATCTACGTAGTTCTGTTCACTGTCATTCTGTTGCGCTGCGGCAGGTCCCACAAATGCCGGGACCAGCAAGGCCAGGATAAGCAGGACCGACAGAATTCCGGTTAATCTTTTCATTTTCTTCACCTCTGCAATTTTTGTTCCGGGATGCCAAACTCAAAAAGGATGATTTCCCTTTAGAGTGGGGAAATACTCCCTATGGGGGGGTTTAGTGCCGGGAACATCTCATCGATAATTCTCGGCATCGCATGGAGACAAAATCCCGAATTTTGCATCACCACCACTAAATATGGCGCATAATATATTTGTGGTTTCTGAGCAGATCGTTTATCTGTCAGGAGGTGGAGGTGCGAACTCTTGCGGGAGATTTCAGGAGAATGATCAGGGGGCCGTCGCCATCGAACATTCAACATCTCTCCAGAGTTGATTTTTCAATGTCGTTGTTGCAGCCTTTCGCCAATCAAGGGACAAAGGATAATAATTCTGGAGAGTTCCTCGATCACAATTTTGAACTGCTTTCATAGTATTGGCCGGATCTGTTCTTGATTCTCCAGAGACCTCTGGGTGCGGTCCTGTGTGCAAACCCTATCCCCGTCTTCCTAATCACCGATCGGGATAAAGTCAGACCGTGACATCAAAAGGAACACGGCAAGAACAAAGAGCAACGATCCTGTCGCAAGGAGCATGAGACCTGTCGTAAAGAGAGATGAAGCGGCAAGAGATCCCAGAGCGACACCGGCCTCAGGAGACGGAAGATTGCTGAGAATATCGGCACTAAGTGCGACGAACCCGCATGCCGCCATCCCGAGTGCGGTGGTGAGGATGATC
It contains:
- a CDS encoding methyltransferase domain-containing protein: MQKHYDGVAEIYDSRYGGDVGNRYHGHIRDHVMNCLPKGGALLDLGCGTGLFMQHYLTAGGGTAVGLDLSPEMVKAARHQNHLDDVVAGTADRLPFRDASFDAVSSILAFSYVPDPEAMLSEAYRVLRPGGRIAICTLGHNVFTSILPAIYRLGEKAHWGRIGVGSFGEHYYSEEQMRELLMAAGFTDLKVHRCSFAHVNMKKPIFDVVRKAEPFVEKKLSYLAFNVCASGKKE
- a CDS encoding zinc ribbon domain-containing protein — encoded protein: MKTLLKIGRFDPSSKICSKCGYLKQDLTLSDREWICPDCGTRHDRDINAAINIKKFALQEQNLVGVAGAGRAVEPVDSPQ